The following are encoded together in the Dysgonomonadaceae bacterium PH5-43 genome:
- a CDS encoding ABC-2 type transport system permease protein (product_source=KO:K01992; cog=COG0842; ko=KO:K01992; pfam=PF12698; superfamily=81343; transmembrane_helix_parts=Inside_1_20,TMhelix_21_38,Outside_39_168,TMhelix_169_191,Inside_192_216,TMhelix_217_239,Outside_240_248,TMhelix_249_271,Inside_272_277,TMhelix_278_300,Outside_301_334,TMhelix_335_357,Inside_358_361) — translation MLKYLIEKEFKQFKRNKFLPRLVLFMPCVMLLVLPWAANQEVTNINLSVVDNDKSILSQQIIQKVESSKYFNFVDYSSGYEQAMEVIRSGSADIIMEIPHNFEQSLVKEQVGKILISANTVNGTKGSIGSSYLSAIINSSIEMVSDKSRVVDIRELNKFNPRMDYKVFMVPAIMVMLLTLICGFLPALNIVGEKETGTIEQINVTPISKFVFVIAKLIPYWIIGYIILTLCFCIAYLVYGLVPIGSLLTIYLSATVYVLAISGFGLVISNYSGTMQQAMFVIFFFMLIFILLSGLFTPVGSMPEWAQLITTINPLKYFIQIMRQVYLKGSSMLEILPQVGALMIFAIVSNVWAVISYSKRN, via the coding sequence ATGCTTAAATATTTAATAGAAAAAGAGTTCAAACAATTTAAGCGTAACAAATTTTTACCACGCTTAGTGTTGTTTATGCCTTGCGTTATGTTGCTTGTTTTGCCTTGGGCTGCCAATCAAGAAGTTACTAATATAAATCTATCCGTAGTTGATAACGATAAATCTATTCTGTCTCAGCAAATAATTCAGAAGGTAGAGTCATCGAAGTATTTCAATTTTGTAGATTATAGTTCGGGTTACGAACAAGCTATGGAAGTTATACGTTCAGGCTCGGCAGATATTATTATGGAGATACCTCACAACTTTGAACAATCGCTCGTAAAAGAACAAGTAGGCAAAATACTTATATCTGCTAATACGGTAAACGGTACTAAAGGTTCTATAGGCAGTTCTTATTTGTCTGCTATTATAAACAGTAGCATTGAAATGGTGAGCGATAAAAGTAGAGTTGTTGATATTCGCGAACTTAATAAGTTTAATCCTCGTATGGATTATAAAGTTTTTATGGTACCTGCTATTATGGTTATGTTGCTTACCCTTATTTGTGGTTTCTTACCGGCATTAAATATAGTAGGAGAGAAGGAGACTGGAACAATAGAGCAGATTAATGTAACGCCAATATCTAAATTTGTATTTGTGATAGCTAAGCTTATCCCTTATTGGATAATTGGATACATAATATTAACACTCTGTTTTTGCATAGCTTACTTGGTTTATGGTTTGGTGCCTATAGGCAGTTTGTTAACCATTTATCTGTCAGCAACGGTGTATGTACTTGCTATATCTGGGTTTGGTTTGGTTATCTCTAATTATTCGGGCACTATGCAGCAAGCAATGTTTGTTATTTTCTTTTTTATGTTGATATTTATTCTTCTAAGTGGACTGTTTACTCCTGTAGGGAGTATGCCCGAATGGGCTCAATTAATTACTACTATCAATCCTCTTAAATATTTTATTCAAATAATGAGACAGGTATACCTTAAAGGTAGTAGTATGTTGGAAATTCTTCCGCAAGTAGGAGCTTTAATGATTTTTGCAATAGTATCGAATGTTTGGGCAGTGATTAGTTATAGTAAGAGGAACTAA
- a CDS encoding ABC-2 type transport system permease protein (product_source=KO:K01992; cath_funfam=3.40.190.10; cog=COG0842; ko=KO:K01992; pfam=PF12698; superfamily=53800; transmembrane_helix_parts=Inside_1_16,TMhelix_17_36,Outside_37_160,TMhelix_161_183,Inside_184_212,TMhelix_213_235,Outside_236_238,TMhelix_239_261,Inside_262_267,TMhelix_268_290,Outside_291_324,TMhelix_325_347,Inside_348_356) → MNFIQKEFCHILRDKRTVMILLIMPIIQIILFGFAISTEVNNIRVAIFDPSEDTYTRQIKERIAANPYFTFTELITNPSDPESLLRRDKADIIINFEKGFHQNIIHSGKASVQLIADGTDPNRATAVINYTKSVIASFAPTTPVVEIKYLYNPQMKSSFNFVPGVMGLILMLICSMMTSISIVREKEKGSMDVLLISPVKPINIILSKCIPYLVLSLVNLATILLLSVFLLEVPIAGSLTWLIVISVLFIFVALSLGLLISSMVETQLAAMLGSGMVLLMPVLLLSGMMFPIESMPEILQWISNIIPARWFISAVKKIMIEGLDITYVMKEVIILFIMAIVLVTVSVQRLQKSTIK, encoded by the coding sequence ATGAACTTTATACAAAAAGAGTTTTGTCACATATTAAGAGATAAGCGTACGGTAATGATATTGCTTATTATGCCAATAATACAGATTATACTTTTTGGATTTGCTATAAGCACAGAAGTGAATAATATACGAGTAGCTATATTCGACCCAAGTGAAGATACTTATACTCGACAAATAAAAGAACGAATAGCAGCTAATCCTTACTTTACGTTTACAGAATTAATAACAAATCCATCAGATCCAGAATCTTTATTACGTAGAGATAAGGCAGATATTATAATAAATTTTGAGAAAGGTTTTCATCAGAATATTATACATTCGGGTAAGGCTTCTGTGCAACTAATAGCAGATGGTACCGACCCAAATAGAGCTACTGCTGTAATAAACTATACTAAAAGCGTAATAGCATCTTTTGCACCAACAACACCCGTTGTCGAAATTAAGTATCTCTATAATCCACAGATGAAGAGTTCTTTTAACTTTGTGCCTGGAGTTATGGGATTAATATTAATGCTTATTTGCTCTATGATGACATCAATATCGATAGTGCGTGAAAAAGAAAAAGGTTCGATGGACGTATTACTAATTTCGCCCGTTAAGCCTATAAATATAATACTATCGAAATGTATTCCTTACCTTGTGTTATCGTTGGTAAATCTTGCGACAATACTCTTGCTTTCGGTTTTTTTGCTTGAAGTGCCAATCGCAGGAAGTCTTACGTGGCTTATAGTTATCTCGGTTTTATTTATATTCGTAGCCTTGTCGCTGGGTTTGTTAATTTCGTCTATGGTAGAAACACAGCTCGCCGCAATGCTTGGTTCGGGAATGGTATTGCTTATGCCAGTACTCTTACTTTCAGGAATGATGTTTCCCATAGAAAGTATGCCCGAAATACTACAATGGATTTCTAATATCATACCAGCACGTTGGTTTATATCTGCTGTTAAAAAGATTATGATAGAAGGATTGGATATAACTTATGTAATGAAAGAGGTAATAATATTGTTTATTATGGCAATAGTTTTAGTTACTGTAAGCGTTCAACGATTGCAAAAATCAACAATTAAGTAG
- a CDS encoding ABC-2 type transport system ATP-binding protein (product_source=KO:K01990; cath_funfam=3.40.50.300; cog=COG1131; ko=KO:K01990; pfam=PF00005; smart=SM00382; superfamily=52540), which produces MKEQTKVICVSKLCKRFGSFTAVNDISFDVCRGEIFGFLGANGAGKTTAMRMLCGLSKPTSGEGTVAGYDINRNPEMIKKNIGYMSQKFSLYEDLKVWENIRLFGGIYGMKDNIIAEKTEILLTSLGMIGERNSMVKSLPLGWKQKLSFSIAIFHEPKIVFLDEPTGGVDPQTRRQFWEMIYEAADKGITVFVTTHYMDEAEYCNRVSIMVDGKIEALDTPHNLKTKYKAKDMDEVFTLLARKAKYT; this is translated from the coding sequence ATGAAAGAACAAACGAAAGTGATATGTGTAAGTAAGCTCTGTAAGCGTTTTGGTAGCTTTACGGCGGTAAATGATATAAGCTTTGATGTGTGTAGAGGAGAAATATTCGGCTTCCTTGGAGCTAATGGAGCAGGCAAAACTACAGCTATGCGTATGTTATGCGGACTAAGCAAACCAACTTCTGGAGAGGGAACAGTTGCGGGATACGATATAAACCGTAATCCGGAAATGATAAAGAAGAATATAGGCTATATGAGTCAGAAGTTTTCGTTGTACGAAGACTTAAAAGTATGGGAAAATATACGACTGTTTGGTGGCATATACGGAATGAAAGACAATATAATAGCTGAAAAAACAGAAATATTGCTTACTTCCTTGGGTATGATAGGGGAACGCAATAGTATGGTAAAGTCTCTTCCGCTTGGTTGGAAACAGAAATTGTCTTTCTCAATAGCAATATTTCACGAGCCTAAAATAGTTTTTTTAGATGAACCAACAGGAGGTGTAGACCCTCAAACTCGTAGACAGTTTTGGGAGATGATATATGAAGCTGCCGATAAAGGTATCACAGTGTTTGTTACCACTCATTATATGGACGAGGCTGAGTATTGTAATCGAGTGTCGATAATGGTTGATGGAAAGATAGAAGCTCTTGATACTCCACATAATCTAAAGACAAAATACAAGGCTAAAGATATGGACGAAGTTTTTACATTGCTTGCCCGTAAAGCAAAATACACTTAA
- a CDS encoding ABC-2 type transport system ATP-binding protein (product_source=KO:K01990; cath_funfam=3.40.50.300; cog=COG1131; ko=KO:K01990; pfam=PF00005; smart=SM00382; superfamily=52540) → MISIQVKDIFKSYGKVKALNGISFEITKGEIFGLIGPDGAGKTSLIKILTTLAKADKGYAYVEGLDVKTDWRSIRSNVGYMPGRFSLYQDLTIEENLKFFANLFNTSIEENYNLIEDIYVQIEPFKNRLAGNLSGGMKQKLALCCALIHKPKVLFLDEPTTGVDPVSRKELWNMLLKLKKDDISIIVSTPYMEEAELCNRIGLMKEGSFMIIDTPSNILQAYPERLLSVQSSDMFKLLRDLKSIVGVKTCFAFGNVHHITVEKTLSEEALYKYLVDVGNAELEMKIISPTIEDCYMYLSAK, encoded by the coding sequence ATGATTTCGATACAAGTAAAGGATATATTTAAGAGTTATGGCAAGGTAAAAGCTCTGAATGGCATTTCTTTTGAAATTACAAAAGGAGAAATATTTGGTTTGATAGGACCCGATGGTGCTGGTAAAACCTCCTTAATTAAGATACTTACCACACTCGCTAAAGCCGATAAGGGTTATGCTTATGTCGAAGGTTTAGATGTAAAAACCGATTGGAGAAGTATTCGTAGTAACGTGGGCTATATGCCTGGCAGATTTTCTCTTTATCAAGATTTAACAATAGAAGAAAACCTTAAATTCTTTGCCAATCTCTTTAATACAAGTATTGAAGAAAATTATAATTTGATAGAAGATATATACGTACAGATAGAGCCTTTCAAAAACAGGCTTGCAGGTAATCTTTCGGGAGGTATGAAGCAAAAGCTTGCTCTTTGTTGCGCTCTAATTCACAAACCTAAAGTATTGTTTCTTGATGAACCTACAACTGGAGTTGACCCAGTGTCGAGAAAAGAACTTTGGAATATGTTACTCAAATTAAAGAAAGACGATATAAGTATAATAGTTTCAACACCCTATATGGAGGAAGCGGAATTGTGTAACCGAATAGGATTAATGAAAGAAGGTAGTTTTATGATTATAGATACTCCTTCTAATATTTTACAAGCTTACCCCGAACGTTTATTGTCGGTGCAGTCGTCTGATATGTTTAAGTTGCTAAGAGACTTAAAAAGTATTGTTGGCGTAAAAACTTGCTTTGCTTTTGGCAATGTACATCATATTACTGTTGAAAAAACATTATCGGAAGAAGCTCTATATAAATATCTTGTAGATGTTGGAAATGCCGAATTAGAGATGAAAATCATTTCTCCTACAATAGAAGATTGTTATATGTATTTATCTGCTAAGTAA
- a CDS encoding HlyD family secretion protein (product_source=KO:K01993; cath_funfam=2.40.50.100; cog=COG1566; ko=KO:K01993; pfam=PF13437; superfamily=111369), whose product MKQIIILFLAIMLVVACNRNKYDYDASGVFEATEIIVSSQAVGEILNLNIEEGSNVEAYTTLGCVDTTQLYLTKMQLESKLKAVNSKSQDIPKQIASTIQQIATQKREQVRVSNLIKGGVANQKQLDDIEAQIAFLEKQLEAQRSSLQNSNLSIDGESLALSYQIEEVDDKLKKSRITSPVKGTILTKYTEPGEVTSIGKPIFKVANLDEMILRAYITSDQLTRVKLNQKVKVFADYKEKERREYEGALIWVSDKAEFTPKTIQTRDERANLVYAIKIEVPNDGMLKIGMYADVIFE is encoded by the coding sequence ATGAAACAGATAATAATTCTTTTTTTAGCGATTATGCTTGTTGTTGCGTGCAACAGAAATAAATACGATTATGATGCTTCGGGAGTGTTTGAAGCAACAGAGATAATAGTTTCATCGCAGGCTGTAGGAGAAATTCTTAATCTTAACATTGAAGAGGGGAGCAATGTTGAGGCTTATACTACATTAGGTTGTGTAGATACAACTCAACTGTATCTAACAAAAATGCAGTTAGAGTCTAAACTTAAGGCGGTAAATAGTAAGTCGCAAGATATACCAAAGCAAATAGCGTCGACAATACAACAGATAGCAACACAAAAGCGTGAACAAGTACGTGTTTCTAATCTAATAAAAGGAGGGGTTGCAAACCAGAAACAACTCGACGATATAGAAGCGCAAATAGCTTTCTTGGAAAAACAATTAGAGGCTCAACGATCATCTTTGCAAAATAGTAACTTAAGTATAGATGGCGAAAGCCTTGCTCTTTCTTATCAGATTGAAGAGGTAGACGATAAACTTAAAAAAAGTAGAATAACAAGTCCTGTGAAAGGAACGATACTTACTAAATATACCGAGCCTGGAGAAGTTACAAGTATTGGTAAGCCAATATTTAAGGTTGCAAATCTTGATGAAATGATATTGCGAGCTTATATAACGTCTGACCAATTAACAAGAGTAAAACTTAATCAGAAGGTAAAAGTTTTTGCAGATTACAAAGAAAAAGAAAGACGAGAATATGAGGGAGCACTTATTTGGGTGTCAGACAAAGCTGAGTTTACTCCTAAAACAATACAAACTCGAGATGAACGAGCTAACCTTGTGTATGCCATTAAAATAGAAGTTCCTAACGATGGTATGTTAAAGATAGGAATGTATGCTGATGTAATCTTTGAATAA
- a CDS encoding outer membrane protein TolC (product_source=COG1538; cleavage_site_network=SignalP-noTM; cog=COG1538; pfam=PF02321; superfamily=56954), which yields MKIRFVILLVCVSVLTTYAQLTIEKCFEMAEQNYPQIKRYNLISQSESYSLSNASKAYMPQLYISGKATYQTDVTSIPISMPSIDIPTINKDQYQIVAEVNQTIFDGGVTKSQKQIIEAEHLVDKSQLDVEMYAIRERVNEIFFGILMIDERLSLNSLYLRELNVNLNKINTAYGNGTATQVDIDVVKVEIKQNTQQRIELESLRKSYSNMLAYFVGLSTDDNIYIVRPKLNDIDLNRYSGLFADSDIATPEINYFHSNINLLEVQKKKINSANLPKLGAFIQAGYANPALNMLKEGFRAYAVGGLKLSWNISNLYTKNNDYRKIDNAIKNTMVLQDVYLFNSRIKIIQQQEAINSYRKKIEEDDDIIVLRKNIRLAAENKIEFGIINSTDIIREMNAEQSAKQNKSTHELEMMKYVYQLKHTLNQ from the coding sequence ATGAAAATACGATTTGTAATTTTATTAGTATGTGTCTCGGTACTCACTACCTATGCTCAGCTTACTATTGAGAAGTGTTTTGAGATGGCTGAGCAGAATTATCCGCAGATAAAGCGTTACAATCTTATATCGCAAAGCGAAAGTTATAGTCTTAGTAATGCTTCTAAAGCGTATATGCCTCAACTGTATATATCGGGTAAAGCTACTTATCAAACCGATGTTACAAGTATTCCTATATCTATGCCGAGTATAGATATTCCTACAATAAATAAAGACCAGTATCAAATAGTAGCCGAAGTTAATCAGACTATATTCGACGGAGGCGTAACAAAATCTCAAAAACAAATTATTGAAGCCGAACATTTAGTAGATAAAAGTCAGCTTGATGTTGAGATGTATGCTATTCGAGAAAGGGTAAACGAAATATTCTTTGGAATACTTATGATTGATGAAAGGTTGTCGCTCAATAGTCTTTATTTAAGAGAACTGAATGTAAATCTTAATAAGATAAATACAGCTTATGGTAATGGTACGGCTACTCAGGTAGATATAGATGTTGTAAAGGTAGAGATAAAGCAAAATACACAACAACGCATAGAACTCGAAAGTTTACGAAAGAGTTATTCTAATATGCTTGCTTATTTTGTAGGATTGTCAACTGACGATAATATATATATAGTACGTCCGAAGCTGAATGATATAGACTTAAATAGATATTCAGGTTTGTTTGCCGATTCGGATATAGCTACTCCTGAGATAAATTATTTTCATTCGAATATAAATCTCTTAGAAGTTCAAAAAAAGAAAATTAATTCAGCTAATCTTCCTAAGCTTGGGGCTTTTATACAAGCTGGTTATGCTAATCCGGCTCTTAATATGCTTAAAGAGGGATTTAGAGCTTATGCTGTTGGAGGACTTAAACTGTCGTGGAATATAAGTAACCTTTATACTAAGAATAATGATTATAGGAAGATCGATAATGCAATTAAAAATACAATGGTGTTGCAAGATGTTTATCTGTTCAACTCTCGTATTAAAATTATTCAACAGCAAGAGGCTATTAATAGTTATAGAAAAAAGATAGAAGAAGACGATGATATTATTGTTCTTAGAAAGAATATTCGTTTGGCTGCCGAAAACAAAATAGAGTTTGGTATTATTAACTCTACCGATATAATAAGAGAAATGAATGCCGAACAATCGGCAAAACAAAATAAGTCAACTCACGAACTTGAGATGATGAAATATGTATATCAATTAAAACACACATTAAATCAATAG